Proteins co-encoded in one Gossypium arboreum isolate Shixiya-1 chromosome 11, ASM2569848v2, whole genome shotgun sequence genomic window:
- the LOC108470727 gene encoding peptidyl-prolyl cis-trans isomerase FKBP15-1 has translation MSISCTLKVVPIVLLLVLFALANAKKSADVTELQIGVKYKPPSCEFQAHKGDRVKVHYRGKLTDGKVFDSSFERGDPIEFELGSGQVIKGWDQGLLGMCVGEKRKLKIPAKLGYGEQGSPPTIPGGATLIFDTELVSVNGKPSSGEDTSEDEL, from the exons ATGAGTATCAGCTGCACGTTGAAGGTGGTTCCGATTGTGCTTCTGTTGGTACTTTTCGCATTAG CGAATGCCAAGAAATCAGCTGATGTGACCGAGCTGCAGATCGGCGTCAAA TATAAGCCTCCATCATGTGAATTCCAGGCTCATAAAGGTGATAGAGTAAAAGTGCACTATCGG GGGAAGCTCACTGATGGAAAGGTTTTCGATTCCAGTTTTGAAAGAGGTGATCCCATTGAGTTTGAGCTTGGTAGTGGACAAGTAATCAAAG GATGGGACCAAGGATTGCTGGGGATGTGCGTTGGTGAGAAGCGCAAATTGAAAATACCTGCTAAGCTTGGATATGGTGAACAGGGTTCACCACCCACCATCCCag GTGGAGCAACGCTAATATTTGACACAGAGCTTGTTTCAGTCAATGGGAAGCCATCGAGTGGGGAGGATACAAGTGAAGATGAGCTATAG
- the LOC108473876 gene encoding peptidyl-prolyl cis-trans isomerase FKBP62, giving the protein MDEDFDIPLVEDVNDDIDLPGDVPTLKVGEEKEIGKQGLKKKLVKEGEGWENPETGDEVEVHYTGTLLDGTKFDSSRDRGTPFKFALGQGQVIKGWDEGIKTMKKGENAIFTIPPELAYGESGSPPTIPPNATLQFDVELLSWTSVKDIFKDGGLFKKILTGGEKWENPKDPDEVLVNYEAKLEDGTVVAKADGKEFTVMEGHFCPALAKAVKTMKKGEKVLLTVKPQYGFGEKGKPAGGAEGAVPPNATLQITLELVSWKTVSEVTDDKKVMKKILKEGEGYERPNEGAVVKVKLVGKLQDGTIFLKKGQDEGQELFEFRTDEEQVIDGLDKAVMTMKKGEVALLTIAPEYAFGSSESKQELASVPPNSTVYYEVEMVSFIKDKESWDMNTPEKIEAAGKKKEEGNVLFKSGKYARASKRYEKAVKYIDYDSSFSEEEKKQAKALKVACNLNNAACKLKLKDYKQAEELCTKVLEIESSNVKALYRRAQAYIHLADLDLAEFDVKKALEIDPDNREIKMEYKVLKEKMKEYNKKEAKFYGNMFAKMNKTAPKEPAPMTIDSKA; this is encoded by the exons ATGGATGAGGATTTTGATATCCCGCTGGTGGAGGATGTGAATGACGACATTGATCTTCCCGGGGATGTTCCCACCTTGAAGGTAGGAGAAGAGAAGGAGATCGGAAAGCAAGGCTTGAAGAAGAAACTTGTTAAGGAAGGTGAGGGTTGGGAAAATCCTGAAACCGGCGACGAAGTTGAAG TTCATTATACGGGGACGTTGCTGGATGGAACTAAATTCGATTCAAGCCGTGATAGAGGGACTCCTTTCAAGTTTGCTCTCGGTCAAG GACAAGTTATTAAAGGATGGGATGAAGGTATTAAGACAATGAAGAAAGGTGAAAATGCTATTTTTACCATTCCTCCTGAGCTGGCATATGGTGAATCTGGCTCACCGCCAACCATTCCTCCTAATGCGACCCTCCAATTCGATGTTGAATTGCTCTCTTGGACAAGTGTCAAGGACATTTTTAAAGACGGTGGGCTATTTAAGAAGATACTGACTGGAGGAGAGAAGTGGGAGAATCCCAAGGACCCTGATGAAGTGTTAG TTAACTATGAAGCTAAGCTTGAGGATGGAACAGTGGTTGCAAAAGCTGATGGCAAGGAGTTCACTGTTATGGAGG GTCATTTCTGTCCTGCTTTGGCTAAGGCTGTTAAGACAATGAAGAAAGGGGAGAAAGTACTTCTTACAGTGAAGCCGCAAT ATGGCTTTGGTGAGAAGGGGAAGCCAGCAGGTGGTGCTGAAGGTGCAGTGCCTCCAAATGCCACACTCCAAATCACCTTGGAGTTGGTTTCATGGAAAACTGTTTCTGAGGTCACAGATGACAAGAAGGTTATGAAGAAGATATTGAAGGAAGGAGAGGGATATGAGCGACCGAATGAGGGGGCTGTTGTCAAAG TGAAATTGGTTGGGAAACTGCAGGATGGTACCATCTTCTTGAAGAAAGGTCAAGATGAAGGACAAGAGTTGTTTGAGTTCAGGACAGATGAAG AGCAAGTCATTGATGGTCTTGATAAAGCTGTGATGACTATGAAGAAGGGTGAAGTTGCACTGTTGACTATTGCGCCTGAGTACGCTTTTGGATCATCCGAGTCAAAGCAGGAGCTGGCTTCTGTACCCCCTAACTCGACTGTGTATTATGAGGTTGAGATGGTGTCATTTATCAAG GATAAAGAATCATGGGATATGAACACCCCGGAAAAGATTGAAGCCGCAGGTAAAAAGAAGGAAGAAGGAAATGTATTGTTCAAGTCTGGAAAATATGCGAGAGCTTCTAAGAGATATGAAAAG GCAGTAAAGTATATCGATTATGATTCTTCCTTCAGCGAAGAGGAGAAAAAGCAAGCCAAGGCATTGAAGGTTGCTTGCAATCTGAACAATGCTGCTTGCAAGCTGAAACTGAAGGATTACAAGCAAGCTGAGGAACTGTGCACCAAG GTTTTAGAAATAGAAAGTTCGAATGTGAAAGCGTTGTATAGAAGGGCTCAAGCATACATCCATCTGGCAGATTTAGATTTGGCTGAGTTTGATGTCAAGAAAGCCCTTGAGATTGATCCTGATAATAG GGAAATAAAGATGGAATACAAAGTATTGAAGGAGAAGATGAAGGAGTACAATAAGAAGGAAGCCAAATTCTATGGCAATATGTTTGCCAAGATGAATAAAACAGCTCCCAAAGAACCCGCACCAATGACCATAGATAGCAAAGCGTAG
- the LOC108471255 gene encoding transcription factor bHLH62 isoform X2, whose translation MENQFFVNAGIQSPAPPLHFGSSMPMSDWQSLSSAMEIQSQDCFPTPNWEKPTDYSLQFESALSSMVSSPAASNCNVSSESLIIRELIGKLGSIGNGGEIPPHSQPLLASYINVNNSSNTSCYSTPLNSPPKLNLTMVDSLVKEKLPAMGLNSSVADFSADPGFAERAAKFSCFGSRSFNGRTTQFGPKDNTEFAAYRSNPLAANAKLPRVSSSPSIKAMVSQGTTTNKNTPLQDRSELANSQEESTVSEQNPNGEPGLKASNSRKRKAVPKAKTKDTSSSPSANASKVTEPNEASNEKRCKLSDSNGNENGSAKAEEDAKGDKANNTKAPEPPKDYIHVRARRGQATDSHSLAERVRREKISERMKLLQNLVPGCNKVTGKALMLDEIINYVQSLQRQVEFLSMKLASVNTRLDFNVESLMSKDIFQPNNTLQQPIFPINSSASTFFGHQPQQNPALHSNMSNGTMTQCSVDPLDTAICPKLNTHLPQINQFVETVPPQYPTFCEGDLETIVHMGLAQNQSQDMALHSQNFQGSNQVSHMKVEL comes from the exons ATGGAGAACCAGTTTTTCGTTAATGCAGGAATCCAATCACCTGCACCGCCATTGCACTTTGGGTCATCGATGCCAATGTCAGATTGGCAGTCTCTGTCTTCAGCCATGGAAATTCAGTCTCAAGATTGTTTCCCCACCCCCAACTGGGAAAAACCAACGGATTATAGTCTACAGTTTGAGTCGGCCTTGAGTTCCATGGTGTCTTCCCCAGCTGCTTCCAATTGCAATGTCTCCAGTGAGAGCTTAATAATCAGGGAATTGATAGGGAAATTGGGGAGCATCGGCAACGGTGGTGAGATCCCCCCGCATTCTCAGCCCTTGCTGGCTTCTTACATCAATGTCAACAACAGTTCAAACACTTCTTGTTATAGCACCCCATTGAATTCCCCTCCTAAGTTGAACTTGACAATGGTGGATAGCTTGGTTAAAGAGAAGCTTCCCGCGATGGGGCTGAATTCCAGCGTGGCGGATTTCTCAGCTGATCCTGGATTTGCGGAGAGAGCAGCCAAATTCTCTTGCTTTGGAAGCAGGAGTTTCAATGGTCGAACCACTCAATTCGGACCCAAAGACAATACTGAATTTGCTGCTTATAGATCCAATCCCTTGGCAGCAAATGCCAAGCTACCGCGTGTTTCCAGTAGTCCTTCTATAAAGGCAATGGTATCTCAAGGCACCACCACCAACAAGAACACCCCATTGCAGGACCGATCCGAGTTAGCAAATTCTCAAGAGGAATCCACCGTTTCAGAACAAAATCCCAATGGCGAGCCTGGTTTGAAAGCTTCAAATTCAAGGAAAAGAAAGGCGGTTCCCAAAGCAAAAACAAAGGACACTTCATCATCCCCATCCGCAAATGCTTCAAAG GTGACTGAACCCAACGAAGCATCAAATGAAAAGCGATGCAAGTTATCAGACAgcaatggaaatgaaaatggctCTGCTAAAGCAGAGGAAGATGCCAAAGGAGATAAGGCTAACAATACAAAGGCTCCTGAACCTCCCAAGGACTATATTCATGTTAGAGCAAGAAGGGGTCAAGCCACTGACAGCCATAGTTTAGCTGAAAGA GTCCGTAGAGAGAAAATCAGTGAGAGAATGAAGCTTCTGCAAAATCTTGTTCCCGGGTGCAACAAG GTCACTGGAAAAGCCTTAATGCTGGACGAGATTATAAACTATGTTCAATCATTGCAACGACAAGTTGAG TTCCTCTCAATGAAGTTAGCTTCAGTGAATACCAGGCTGGACTTTAACGTGGAGAGTTTAATGTCAAAGGAT ATATTTCAACCAAACAACACATTGCAGCAGCCAATATTCCCAATAAATTCCTCAGCATCAACCTTTTTCGGGCACCAACCTCAGCAAAATCCAGCATTGCATAGCAATATGTCTAATGGGACAATGACTCAATGCTCAGTGGACCCTCTGGATACTGCTATCTGTCCCAAACTCAACACCCATTTGCCCCAAATCAACCAGTTTGTTGAAACCGTACCACCTCAG TACCCAACATTTTGTGAAGGTGACCTGGAAACCATAGTTCACATGGGGCTTGCCCAAAATCAGAGCCAAGATATGGCATTACATTCACAAAACTTCCAGG GGTCAAATCAAGTTTCTCACATGAAAGTTGAGCTCTAA
- the LOC108471255 gene encoding transcription factor bHLH62 isoform X1: protein MENQFFVNAGIQSPAPPLHFGSSMPMSDWQSLSSAMEIQSQDCFPTPNWEKPTDYSLQFESALSSMVSSPAASNCNVSSESLIIRELIGKLGSIGNGGEIPPHSQPLLASYINVNNSSNTSCYSTPLNSPPKLNLTMVDSLVKEKLPAMGLNSSVADFSADPGFAERAAKFSCFGSRSFNGRTTQFGPKDNTEFAAYRSNPLAANAKLPRVSSSPSIKAMVSQGTTTNKNTPLQDRSELANSQEESTVSEQNPNGEPGLKASNSRKRKAVPKAKTKDTSSSPSANASKVQVTEPNEASNEKRCKLSDSNGNENGSAKAEEDAKGDKANNTKAPEPPKDYIHVRARRGQATDSHSLAERVRREKISERMKLLQNLVPGCNKVTGKALMLDEIINYVQSLQRQVEFLSMKLASVNTRLDFNVESLMSKDIFQPNNTLQQPIFPINSSASTFFGHQPQQNPALHSNMSNGTMTQCSVDPLDTAICPKLNTHLPQINQFVETVPPQYPTFCEGDLETIVHMGLAQNQSQDMALHSQNFQGSNQVSHMKVEL from the exons ATGGAGAACCAGTTTTTCGTTAATGCAGGAATCCAATCACCTGCACCGCCATTGCACTTTGGGTCATCGATGCCAATGTCAGATTGGCAGTCTCTGTCTTCAGCCATGGAAATTCAGTCTCAAGATTGTTTCCCCACCCCCAACTGGGAAAAACCAACGGATTATAGTCTACAGTTTGAGTCGGCCTTGAGTTCCATGGTGTCTTCCCCAGCTGCTTCCAATTGCAATGTCTCCAGTGAGAGCTTAATAATCAGGGAATTGATAGGGAAATTGGGGAGCATCGGCAACGGTGGTGAGATCCCCCCGCATTCTCAGCCCTTGCTGGCTTCTTACATCAATGTCAACAACAGTTCAAACACTTCTTGTTATAGCACCCCATTGAATTCCCCTCCTAAGTTGAACTTGACAATGGTGGATAGCTTGGTTAAAGAGAAGCTTCCCGCGATGGGGCTGAATTCCAGCGTGGCGGATTTCTCAGCTGATCCTGGATTTGCGGAGAGAGCAGCCAAATTCTCTTGCTTTGGAAGCAGGAGTTTCAATGGTCGAACCACTCAATTCGGACCCAAAGACAATACTGAATTTGCTGCTTATAGATCCAATCCCTTGGCAGCAAATGCCAAGCTACCGCGTGTTTCCAGTAGTCCTTCTATAAAGGCAATGGTATCTCAAGGCACCACCACCAACAAGAACACCCCATTGCAGGACCGATCCGAGTTAGCAAATTCTCAAGAGGAATCCACCGTTTCAGAACAAAATCCCAATGGCGAGCCTGGTTTGAAAGCTTCAAATTCAAGGAAAAGAAAGGCGGTTCCCAAAGCAAAAACAAAGGACACTTCATCATCCCCATCCGCAAATGCTTCAAAGGTACAG GTGACTGAACCCAACGAAGCATCAAATGAAAAGCGATGCAAGTTATCAGACAgcaatggaaatgaaaatggctCTGCTAAAGCAGAGGAAGATGCCAAAGGAGATAAGGCTAACAATACAAAGGCTCCTGAACCTCCCAAGGACTATATTCATGTTAGAGCAAGAAGGGGTCAAGCCACTGACAGCCATAGTTTAGCTGAAAGA GTCCGTAGAGAGAAAATCAGTGAGAGAATGAAGCTTCTGCAAAATCTTGTTCCCGGGTGCAACAAG GTCACTGGAAAAGCCTTAATGCTGGACGAGATTATAAACTATGTTCAATCATTGCAACGACAAGTTGAG TTCCTCTCAATGAAGTTAGCTTCAGTGAATACCAGGCTGGACTTTAACGTGGAGAGTTTAATGTCAAAGGAT ATATTTCAACCAAACAACACATTGCAGCAGCCAATATTCCCAATAAATTCCTCAGCATCAACCTTTTTCGGGCACCAACCTCAGCAAAATCCAGCATTGCATAGCAATATGTCTAATGGGACAATGACTCAATGCTCAGTGGACCCTCTGGATACTGCTATCTGTCCCAAACTCAACACCCATTTGCCCCAAATCAACCAGTTTGTTGAAACCGTACCACCTCAG TACCCAACATTTTGTGAAGGTGACCTGGAAACCATAGTTCACATGGGGCTTGCCCAAAATCAGAGCCAAGATATGGCATTACATTCACAAAACTTCCAGG GGTCAAATCAAGTTTCTCACATGAAAGTTGAGCTCTAA